One window from the genome of Natrialba magadii ATCC 43099 encodes:
- a CDS encoding MarR family transcriptional regulator → MPRAILHKKVLDVAVSRPDASLEELADEVSGATVSIVEQVLEEYGDPGETAAESAASSGDGESEERDSAESALQGEEADGAGGDERGVAEQDVTVGVSNDEDADPGTETEASADENEDQRTAETIPDQDCDDDTGETPVSTDGAPTASDTATNSTMTTDNSTDSTPDVPTDPTALTPRQRETLQEIAARPDATQAALAETLGVTSATISQRVNSIDGFEWSRRREFVANLFDDEDSAVAAARDHEGAGESDSSAEATVDGERVLESEPESVVAGNGNGNENENGDGNVIENESGAESVDSDADSAASEASDAVGDGAGQGVAVSESESESESEAGSERSDEQSTGNTYESRRFDRQDTQTQADEPAETPDAAAGSGSETGARTELGTDTHTHTIATDIAALAEQLESLESTVQSASSDRQGCLADPEFAHKVLRACFDAEHITEEDEVRLLREIAGEGGDSSVGSAE, encoded by the coding sequence ATGCCTCGTGCCATCCTCCACAAGAAGGTCCTCGACGTCGCCGTATCCCGACCGGACGCCTCGCTGGAGGAACTCGCTGATGAGGTCAGCGGTGCAACCGTCTCGATCGTCGAGCAGGTACTCGAGGAGTACGGTGATCCAGGCGAGACGGCAGCCGAAAGTGCTGCGAGCAGTGGGGATGGTGAGAGTGAAGAGAGAGACAGTGCTGAGTCGGCGTTACAGGGAGAGGAGGCAGACGGAGCGGGTGGTGACGAGAGGGGGGTCGCGGAGCAGGATGTGACTGTCGGTGTGAGCAACGACGAGGACGCAGACCCGGGGACAGAAACCGAAGCGAGCGCAGACGAAAACGAGGACCAGCGCACTGCAGAAACAATTCCCGACCAGGATTGCGACGACGATACGGGAGAGACACCTGTTTCCACGGATGGCGCACCAACAGCTTCGGACACAGCCACCAATTCGACGATGACCACCGACAACTCGACGGATTCGACACCCGACGTACCGACCGATCCGACAGCACTGACGCCACGCCAGCGCGAGACACTCCAGGAGATTGCTGCCCGGCCCGACGCAACGCAGGCCGCACTCGCCGAGACGCTCGGCGTCACCAGCGCGACGATCAGCCAGCGGGTGAACTCGATCGACGGCTTCGAGTGGTCGCGCCGACGCGAGTTCGTCGCGAACCTGTTCGACGACGAAGACAGTGCAGTGGCGGCGGCTCGTGATCACGAGGGCGCTGGCGAGTCCGACTCCAGCGCTGAAGCCACTGTGGATGGCGAGAGGGTACTCGAGTCCGAGCCGGAATCGGTGGTGGCCGGGAATGGGAACGGGAACGAGAACGAGAACGGAGACGGGAACGTGATCGAGAACGAGAGCGGGGCGGAGTCCGTGGACAGCGACGCTGATAGCGCTGCGTCGGAGGCTTCCGATGCGGTTGGCGATGGGGCTGGACAGGGAGTGGCTGTGTCTGAGTCCGAGTCCGAGTCCGAGTCCGAGGCTGGAAGCGAGCGCAGTGACGAACAGTCCACCGGAAACACGTACGAATCGCGTCGGTTCGATCGCCAGGATACACAGACACAGGCAGACGAACCGGCGGAGACGCCAGACGCCGCTGCAGGTTCCGGGTCGGAGACGGGAGCGAGAACGGAACTCGGCACGGACACCCACACCCACACCATCGCCACTGACATCGCCGCACTCGCCGAGCAACTCGAGTCACTCGAGTCCACCGTCCAGTCTGCGTCATCCGACCGCCAGGGCTGTCTCGCCGATCCCGAGTTCGCACACAAGGTCTTGCGCGCGTGCTTCGACGCCGAGCACATCACCGAGGAAGACGAGGTGCGACTGCTGCGAGAGATCGCTGGTGAGGGTGGGGACTCGAGTGTGGGTTCCGCGGAGTAG
- a CDS encoding ABC transporter ATP-binding protein has translation MSVLQVENVRKEYDDVLAVEDASFTVEDGEFVSILGPSGSGKSTMLRMVAGFESPTSGDIRINGENVVGVPSFERDTNMVFQNLALFPHLTVAENIAFGLKRRGVGREEREKRIEDILEVVELSGYGDRDIDQMSGGEQQRIALARAIVNEPSIILLDEPLASLDRKLRQHMKFELQRIQEETGITFLYVTHDQEVAMSISDRMVILNEGQIEQKGSVQDIYDRPETRFVAQFMGDLNSVTGTVVDQTADTIEFEIGDTSATVPYDDGTTVAAGDTIDIGIRPSHADLVPPSTGGIMSGTVTNHIYAGDEMVYTVDIGQEVFQVETEADSFETGDTVALSWDAEQTFLFNDGQNVSVRDEQAVQLEG, from the coding sequence ATGTCCGTTTTACAAGTCGAAAACGTTCGGAAAGAATACGATGATGTATTGGCTGTCGAGGATGCTTCGTTCACGGTCGAAGACGGGGAGTTCGTCTCCATTCTGGGTCCGAGTGGCTCAGGAAAGTCGACGATGTTACGAATGGTTGCCGGATTCGAGTCCCCGACGAGTGGGGACATTCGAATCAACGGTGAGAACGTCGTTGGCGTGCCGTCGTTCGAACGAGACACCAACATGGTGTTCCAGAACCTGGCGCTGTTCCCACACCTGACGGTGGCTGAAAATATCGCGTTCGGTCTCAAACGCCGCGGTGTTGGCCGCGAAGAGCGGGAAAAGCGAATCGAAGATATCCTCGAAGTGGTCGAACTCAGCGGCTACGGTGACAGAGACATCGATCAGATGAGCGGTGGTGAGCAACAACGAATTGCCCTTGCGCGGGCGATCGTCAACGAGCCCTCTATTATCCTCCTCGACGAGCCGCTTGCCTCGCTCGACCGAAAGCTTCGCCAGCACATGAAGTTCGAACTGCAGCGGATCCAGGAGGAGACCGGCATCACCTTCCTCTATGTCACCCACGATCAGGAGGTTGCGATGTCGATCTCCGATCGGATGGTGATCCTGAACGAGGGCCAAATCGAGCAGAAAGGCTCGGTCCAGGATATCTACGACCGGCCTGAGACACGGTTCGTTGCCCAGTTTATGGGCGATCTCAACTCCGTCACGGGAACCGTCGTCGATCAGACTGCGGATACAATCGAATTCGAGATCGGCGATACGTCCGCTACAGTCCCGTACGACGACGGGACCACCGTTGCTGCTGGTGACACGATCGATATCGGTATCAGACCATCACATGCTGATCTCGTTCCTCCCAGCACCGGCGGTATCATGTCGGGAACAGTGACGAACCATATCTATGCCGGAGACGAGATGGTGTATACTGTCGATATCGGCCAGGAAGTGTTCCAGGTCGAAACTGAAGCAGACAGCTTCGAAACTGGAGATACCGTTGCACTCTCCTGGGATGCTGAGCAGACGTTCTTGTTCAACGATGGACAGAACGTCTCCGTACGAGACGAGCAAGCCGTCCAACTCGAGGGATAG
- a CDS encoding thiamine pyrophosphate-binding protein — MTTSRTGAEYVVDALDQYGVEHLFGNPGTTELPVVQSLSDSSIEYVLGLHEDVAVGMASGYARTRRYHSHHDEDINPIGVANLHVAPGLAHGVGNVIGAYFAGSPLLVTAGNHSTDFQHEEPILSGDLEELVRQYTKWSGEVKSVEALPTMLRRAVRYALTPPTGPVFLALPLDVMLDETTQEVERLGEIPRAGRGDLDSIEAAADAIADATEPVVITGDEIARSGPDAVEAAVSFAESSGARVHGEFLPGEVSFPMDHPQWGHYVPGTESQFADLVDTDTVVLAGCSSLTTSIRHEEPLFSPETTIIQIGMNPRELGKNRPADVSVIGDPGAVMSELAAELETRISEDERRRRIDTVQEAIEHFSEQQRPAEADDDDPRASKGELGQAMFESASDAFLVNEGVTSSRAVRWHVPYGTEGKLSNKSGGLGYGLPAAIGAAIAERERPDPRDVVAFIGDGSYFYYPQSIYSAVRYDVDLTVIVANNNNYRILKDNTLRVLGGNEDEHDFVGMDFEPPLNITKNAESYGASSRMVYSPSEIASAIESARDQDGTTVLDVLVHD; from the coding sequence ATGACTACATCCCGCACAGGAGCCGAGTATGTCGTCGATGCGTTGGATCAGTATGGTGTAGAACACCTCTTCGGTAATCCAGGTACAACTGAACTTCCGGTAGTTCAGTCACTAAGCGACAGTTCGATCGAGTACGTTCTCGGACTCCACGAAGATGTCGCCGTCGGAATGGCGTCCGGATACGCCCGAACCCGACGCTATCACTCCCACCACGACGAGGACATAAATCCGATCGGTGTCGCCAATCTGCACGTTGCCCCCGGTCTCGCACACGGGGTCGGGAACGTCATCGGCGCCTATTTCGCCGGGTCACCGCTACTCGTGACGGCCGGCAACCACAGTACGGACTTCCAGCACGAAGAGCCGATTCTGTCGGGTGACCTCGAAGAACTGGTCCGTCAGTACACAAAGTGGAGTGGCGAGGTCAAATCCGTCGAGGCACTCCCCACGATGCTACGACGGGCGGTTCGATACGCACTCACGCCGCCGACCGGCCCCGTCTTTCTTGCCCTCCCCCTGGACGTGATGCTGGACGAAACGACACAGGAAGTCGAACGACTCGGCGAGATTCCACGCGCCGGACGGGGCGACCTCGATTCGATCGAGGCCGCAGCCGACGCGATCGCCGATGCAACGGAACCCGTGGTTATCACCGGCGACGAAATCGCACGGTCCGGCCCGGACGCGGTCGAGGCAGCCGTTTCGTTCGCCGAGTCGAGCGGTGCTCGTGTCCACGGCGAGTTCCTCCCCGGGGAAGTCAGCTTCCCGATGGACCATCCACAGTGGGGCCACTACGTCCCTGGAACCGAGAGCCAGTTCGCCGACCTCGTCGATACCGACACAGTCGTCCTCGCCGGCTGTTCGTCCCTGACGACATCGATTCGGCATGAAGAGCCGCTGTTCTCACCGGAGACGACGATTATTCAGATCGGAATGAACCCCCGAGAACTCGGGAAGAATCGACCGGCAGACGTCTCCGTTATCGGTGATCCGGGCGCTGTGATGAGCGAACTGGCCGCCGAACTTGAAACACGCATCTCGGAGGACGAGCGCCGGAGACGAATCGACACTGTCCAAGAAGCCATCGAGCACTTCAGCGAACAGCAGCGGCCCGCAGAGGCGGACGACGACGATCCCCGCGCATCGAAAGGTGAGCTCGGACAGGCGATGTTCGAATCCGCGTCTGACGCGTTTCTCGTCAACGAGGGCGTAACGAGTAGCAGAGCCGTCCGGTGGCACGTTCCGTACGGCACGGAAGGGAAGCTGTCGAACAAAAGCGGCGGACTCGGGTACGGGCTCCCGGCGGCAATCGGCGCGGCCATCGCCGAACGCGAACGGCCGGACCCGCGGGACGTCGTGGCGTTCATCGGCGACGGCTCATACTTCTACTATCCGCAGTCAATCTACTCCGCCGTTCGGTACGACGTTGATCTCACTGTCATCGTTGCGAACAACAACAATTACCGTATTCTGAAGGACAATACGCTCCGCGTCCTCGGCGGCAACGAGGACGAGCACGACTTTGTGGGGATGGACTTCGAACCGCCGCTGAACATCACCAAAAACGCGGAGAGCTACGGCGCAAGCAGCCGGATGGTCTACTCCCCATCGGAAATCGCATCGGCAATTGAATCGGCACGCGACCAGGATGGAACGACCGTCCTCGACGTGTTAGTTCACGATTGA
- a CDS encoding arginase family protein, producing the protein MSNDTSLSVYWHPRTFDHAPPDGAFKLPSMPFLASDEPHPDQPERAKNIKRIIESTFGDAVFTTADPAPEDAIERVHDSEYVSWLKKFAEDGGGYIDGTTTAMSDATFEAAQHATGAALAATDDALAADSQTVPYALARPSGHHAQSDRADGFCFLNHAAIAAQHALDTDPAVDRVAIVDWDVHHGNGTQEIFEDRDDVLFLSIHNDHGAWDPTYHPQTGGLEEVGVGDGEGYTVNAPVPPGTGDEGYERVFDRLVEPIVSEYDPDLLVYSAGQDPGPSDPLGRNLISRDGFRMLGSRAAELASTVTDGHYLILQEGGYQISHLAFATLGVLEGATGETHDLPEYGEGDPYAWLDENTEPLVDALEEIREAHGEYWPV; encoded by the coding sequence ATGAGCAACGATACGTCGCTGTCAGTCTACTGGCACCCGCGAACGTTCGATCACGCCCCTCCGGACGGCGCCTTCAAACTCCCGTCGATGCCGTTCCTTGCGTCCGATGAACCGCATCCGGATCAACCCGAACGGGCGAAGAATATCAAGCGAATCATCGAGTCGACGTTTGGGGATGCCGTGTTCACGACTGCGGACCCTGCACCGGAGGATGCGATCGAGCGCGTCCACGATTCGGAGTACGTCTCCTGGCTCAAGAAGTTCGCCGAGGACGGCGGCGGGTACATCGACGGCACTACCACCGCCATGAGTGATGCCACCTTCGAGGCAGCACAGCATGCCACCGGTGCAGCCCTCGCTGCAACGGACGACGCACTTGCTGCGGACTCCCAGACGGTCCCGTACGCGCTCGCCAGGCCGAGCGGCCACCACGCCCAGAGCGACCGGGCCGACGGCTTTTGTTTCCTGAACCACGCTGCGATCGCAGCCCAGCACGCACTCGATACTGATCCGGCTGTCGATCGGGTCGCAATCGTCGACTGGGACGTCCATCACGGTAACGGCACGCAGGAAATCTTCGAAGACCGCGACGATGTGCTCTTTCTGAGCATTCACAACGACCACGGTGCCTGGGATCCGACGTACCATCCACAGACCGGCGGCCTCGAGGAGGTCGGCGTCGGCGACGGCGAGGGGTACACGGTCAACGCACCGGTTCCGCCGGGTACCGGCGACGAGGGCTACGAACGTGTGTTCGACCGCCTCGTCGAACCCATCGTTTCCGAGTACGATCCAGACCTGCTCGTCTACAGCGCCGGGCAAGACCCCGGCCCATCCGATCCGCTCGGCCGAAACCTCATCTCGCGTGATGGCTTCCGGATGCTCGGCTCGCGCGCCGCGGAACTCGCCTCGACGGTGACCGACGGCCACTACCTCATTCTGCAGGAGGGCGGCTACCAGATCAGCCACCTGGCGTTTGCGACACTGGGGGTACTCGAGGGCGCGACCGGCGAGACACACGACCTGCCCGAGTATGGTGAGGGTGATCCCTACGCGTGGCTCGACGAGAACACGGAGCCGCTCGTCGATGCACTCGAGGAGATCCGTGAGGCACACGGCGAGTACTGGCCCGTCTAA
- the aglF gene encoding UTP--glucose-1-phosphate uridylyltransferase AglF, with protein sequence MQAVVLAAGKGTRLQPLTDDKPKALVEVDGRPIIEDVFDNLIAIGATELLVVVGHLKEQLINRYNDEYRGVPITYAHQREQLGLAHAILQVESLVEDEFMLMLGDNVFRSNLGDVVTRQQEDRADAAFLVEQVPYEEASRYGVLDTNEYGEIVEVVEKPDDPPSNLVMTGFYTFTPAIFHACQLVQPSDRGEYELSDAIDLLIQSGRTIDAIRMEGWRVDVGYPEDRDQATAFLQGEDVPPAEVPGASVSAPELETD encoded by the coding sequence ATGCAAGCGGTCGTTCTCGCAGCCGGAAAGGGGACTCGCCTCCAGCCGCTCACCGACGACAAGCCGAAGGCGCTCGTCGAAGTCGACGGGCGGCCGATCATCGAGGATGTCTTCGACAACCTCATCGCGATCGGTGCGACGGAGTTGCTCGTCGTCGTCGGCCACCTCAAAGAGCAGTTGATCAACCGCTACAACGACGAGTATCGGGGCGTGCCGATCACGTACGCCCACCAGCGCGAGCAGCTGGGGCTCGCCCACGCCATCCTCCAGGTTGAGTCACTCGTCGAGGACGAGTTCATGCTCATGCTCGGTGATAACGTCTTCCGGTCGAACCTCGGCGACGTGGTGACCCGCCAGCAAGAAGATCGCGCAGATGCGGCGTTCCTGGTCGAGCAGGTGCCCTACGAGGAGGCCTCGCGCTACGGCGTGCTCGATACGAACGAGTACGGCGAGATCGTCGAGGTCGTCGAGAAACCCGACGACCCGCCGTCGAATCTCGTGATGACTGGCTTCTACACGTTCACACCCGCAATCTTTCACGCGTGTCAACTCGTCCAGCCGAGCGACCGCGGCGAGTACGAACTCTCGGACGCGATCGATCTGTTGATCCAGTCCGGGCGGACGATCGACGCAATTCGAATGGAGGGTTGGCGCGTCGACGTCGGCTATCCGGAGGACCGAGATCAGGCGACGGCGTTCCTGCAGGGAGAGGATGTCCCACCAGCGGAGGTTCCCGGTGCGTCGGTTAGCGCGCCGGAACTCGAGACCGACTGA
- a CDS encoding ABC transporter permease, whose amino-acid sequence MSTPTPDSGSTAGGVRQRSRQYLRQILDAFRDRPRARLLVLVGIPAFVLLLFFILPLAYMVWLSFHDGMPPASLTLENYLNVVTTDLYLRVVWRTTVLTVQTTALVVILGYTLAYSMARFSKRTTLLLLLVILPFWTNYIVRMYALINIFSRDGLLDWMQIVTGLAQDPSGIMYTHTAVLLGLTYVWLPLATLPFYASLTNMDDNLIEAAKDLGAGPIETFFTVTLPMTKNGVIGGIILVAIPTFGAFVTPTLLGGTDQLMIGMVIENQFTEAFNWPFGSALSVIVSAFVVLMLLVAVKFGASDVVTRRSDTQ is encoded by the coding sequence GTGTCGACACCGACTCCTGACTCAGGCTCGACTGCCGGCGGCGTTCGACAGCGAAGTCGACAGTACCTCAGACAGATCCTGGATGCGTTCCGAGATCGACCTCGTGCACGCCTTCTCGTTCTCGTCGGCATTCCAGCGTTTGTACTGCTGTTGTTCTTCATCTTGCCGCTGGCGTACATGGTCTGGCTGTCGTTCCACGACGGCATGCCACCCGCATCGCTCACGCTCGAGAATTACCTGAACGTCGTTACGACAGACCTCTACTTGCGGGTTGTCTGGCGAACGACGGTGCTAACGGTCCAGACGACGGCGCTCGTCGTTATCCTCGGGTACACGCTTGCCTACAGTATGGCTCGGTTCTCGAAGCGGACGACACTGCTGTTGTTGTTGGTCATCCTCCCCTTCTGGACGAATTACATCGTCCGGATGTACGCGCTGATCAACATCTTCAGCCGGGACGGCCTGCTCGACTGGATGCAGATCGTCACTGGTCTTGCACAGGATCCAAGCGGGATCATGTACACCCACACAGCGGTCTTGCTCGGCCTGACGTACGTCTGGCTCCCGCTTGCCACGCTGCCGTTCTACGCGTCGCTGACAAACATGGACGACAACCTGATCGAGGCTGCGAAGGATCTCGGCGCAGGACCGATAGAGACGTTCTTCACGGTGACGCTTCCCATGACGAAAAACGGCGTCATCGGTGGGATCATTCTCGTCGCAATCCCCACGTTCGGTGCGTTCGTCACTCCGACGTTGCTCGGGGGGACTGACCAGTTGATGATCGGAATGGTGATCGAGAATCAGTTCACCGAAGCGTTCAACTGGCCGTTCGGCTCGGCGCTGAGTGTTATCGTCTCCGCGTTCGTCGTGTTGATGCTACTCGTCGCCGTGAAGTTCGGTGCCAGCGATGTCGTCACCCGACGGAGTGATACCCAATGA
- a CDS encoding ABC transporter permease, producing MIPSTIERFVDRRGRAIGLGLMWAVIALLWIPIGIVTLMSFAADRALAFPPDEFTLRWYREFLQNDAAIDAVFTSLQVSVIATLITVVLATILSYAIAKYEFPGKGVIQLIVTLPIIVPLVVVGVAMVLFFGVINVGTGFWSVVIAHVVRTIPFAALIIIPTMLRFDETLEEAAKDLGADELDVFVNVRLPNILPGIVAGGLLAFTISFNEFVYTYFVRDTRTETLPIYLWNQIRFEASPEVNVISVVFLLVAVGMILLALAITNVQRITMR from the coding sequence ATGATTCCGAGTACGATCGAGCGGTTTGTCGACCGACGCGGCCGTGCGATTGGCCTCGGTCTTATGTGGGCAGTCATTGCGCTGCTCTGGATTCCCATCGGCATTGTCACGCTGATGTCGTTCGCAGCCGACCGCGCGCTTGCGTTCCCACCAGACGAATTTACCCTTCGCTGGTACCGTGAGTTCTTACAAAACGACGCCGCGATCGATGCGGTCTTCACGTCGTTACAGGTGAGCGTCATCGCGACGCTGATTACCGTCGTCCTCGCGACGATTCTCTCGTACGCGATTGCGAAGTACGAGTTCCCCGGCAAGGGCGTAATCCAGCTGATCGTGACACTTCCGATCATCGTCCCGCTGGTCGTCGTCGGTGTGGCGATGGTGCTGTTCTTCGGCGTCATCAACGTCGGCACTGGCTTCTGGAGTGTCGTCATCGCACACGTCGTGCGGACGATTCCGTTCGCCGCACTGATCATTATTCCAACGATGCTCCGGTTCGACGAGACGCTGGAGGAAGCCGCGAAGGACCTCGGGGCAGACGAACTCGACGTCTTCGTCAACGTCCGGCTTCCCAATATCCTGCCCGGCATTGTGGCAGGCGGGTTGCTCGCGTTTACGATTTCGTTCAACGAGTTCGTCTACACCTACTTCGTTCGGGATACACGAACGGAGACGCTGCCAATCTACCTGTGGAACCAGATCCGGTTCGAAGCGTCCCCAGAAGTGAACGTGATCAGTGTCGTCTTCTTGCTCGTTGCAGTCGGGATGATTCTGCTGGCACTGGCGATTACGAACGTCCAGCGCATTACGATGCGCTGA
- a CDS encoding TIGR00341 family protein — translation MRHVEISVRPKTREPVLAVLDAEQIDYTVVPADETSEYESLVSFSLPKSAVDVVLDKLEKAGLDEDDHTVVVTAETVISRQFGALKERYTGEILADARLARYELYAESEELVPAIPVYVTMTLMSAIVATAGLLLDSAAVVVGSMVIAPLIGPTLAASVGTVLNEHDLFWTGVVYQVLGISVAIGGAAVFAWISKSMFLVPPGIEILEIDELSERVLPNLLSLVVAFGAGIAGVLSLSTGISVALVGVMIAAALIPPAAAAGIAIAWGVPNAVIGSLILVFVNLLGVNITGLFTLWAMGYRPRVRSETGIARQLVRRRLVMFTIVILVLSTFLIGVTWASYESASLENAVTTEVEDVLDSPAYQDVTLVEVELFLEEEVPFDPAIRIEEGAILEQPERIVITVEQPAAVEHPELVSELNERVTDETGDGVRVDVRFIEYETA, via the coding sequence ATGCGTCACGTCGAGATTTCGGTCCGGCCGAAGACGCGCGAACCAGTGCTGGCGGTGCTTGACGCAGAGCAGATCGACTACACGGTCGTTCCGGCCGACGAGACCAGCGAGTACGAGTCCCTCGTTTCGTTTTCCCTCCCAAAAAGCGCCGTCGACGTCGTCCTGGATAAGTTAGAGAAGGCGGGACTCGACGAGGACGACCATACGGTAGTCGTGACGGCGGAGACGGTCATCTCCCGACAGTTCGGCGCGCTCAAAGAACGGTACACGGGGGAGATACTTGCCGACGCACGCCTCGCTCGCTACGAGCTGTACGCCGAATCGGAGGAACTCGTACCGGCGATTCCGGTCTACGTGACGATGACACTGATGAGTGCGATCGTCGCGACGGCAGGACTATTGCTCGATTCGGCCGCCGTCGTGGTTGGATCGATGGTGATCGCACCGTTGATCGGCCCGACGCTCGCAGCCAGCGTTGGAACCGTTCTCAACGAACACGATCTGTTCTGGACCGGCGTTGTGTATCAGGTGCTTGGCATTAGCGTCGCAATCGGCGGTGCCGCGGTGTTCGCGTGGATTTCGAAGTCGATGTTTCTCGTCCCACCCGGGATCGAAATCCTCGAAATCGACGAACTCAGCGAGCGGGTTCTTCCGAACCTGCTCTCGCTAGTCGTTGCCTTTGGGGCGGGAATTGCCGGCGTGTTGAGCCTCTCGACGGGTATCTCCGTTGCGCTGGTTGGCGTGATGATCGCCGCTGCACTGATTCCGCCCGCCGCAGCCGCAGGCATCGCGATCGCGTGGGGCGTTCCAAACGCCGTCATCGGCTCGCTTATCCTCGTCTTCGTTAATCTGCTGGGCGTCAATATCACGGGCCTGTTCACCCTCTGGGCGATGGGATACCGTCCCCGCGTTCGGAGTGAGACGGGGATCGCACGGCAGTTAGTCCGCCGCCGTCTCGTCATGTTTACTATTGTCATCCTCGTCCTGTCGACGTTCCTGATCGGCGTCACGTGGGCGTCGTATGAGAGCGCATCGCTCGAGAACGCAGTCACGACGGAGGTGGAGGACGTGCTCGACTCACCGGCGTATCAGGACGTCACCCTCGTCGAGGTGGAGCTATTTCTCGAGGAAGAAGTCCCGTTTGATCCCGCAATACGGATCGAAGAAGGAGCCATTCTCGAGCAGCCTGAACGCATCGTCATCACAGTTGAGCAACCGGCTGCTGTCGAACATCCGGAACTCGTCTCGGAACTGAACGAACGAGTCACCGACGAAACGGGAGACGGTGTACGGGTCGACGTTCGGTTCATCGAGTACGAGACGGCGTGA
- a CDS encoding ABC transporter substrate-binding protein, producing MAYDGNHASRRSVLGAVGGAGAAALAGCLGGGDDIEYVRPIEIESFPVEEYESEVNVWNWYTDWVDWHTDEFQESYEGIDRVYSQAYSGPSEWYSRLEAGNDEIDNICATNEWVVRAMDNDYLEPLPVEQMEAWDVLDPLAREDAEEYYGRDGEVYAIPESIVMQPSLTYNTEYFSSPPDSWGVLWDEDLAGMMFMEDWPEVSCRIAALYTGQDPNDPDDFEEIEEVLMQQRDLNVTYWNEFSSAMEMFIDEEVVVGPLRDGRTWMAQFLNDAPIDYAVPEEGMMYTYDNFVIPTGAPNPRASAAWIEHGGQIPSRVQLFAEMGYVPPIENLEDELTEVVSEEEAAFADWLDPDELIFVEPLDEETLDRYDEIWTTVVAG from the coding sequence ATGGCATATGATGGCAATCACGCAAGCCGTCGGTCCGTTCTCGGGGCCGTCGGCGGCGCGGGCGCAGCAGCCCTCGCTGGGTGTCTTGGAGGCGGCGACGATATCGAATACGTTCGCCCAATCGAGATCGAGTCGTTCCCCGTCGAGGAGTACGAGTCCGAAGTAAACGTCTGGAACTGGTACACGGACTGGGTCGATTGGCATACTGATGAGTTTCAGGAGAGCTACGAGGGAATCGATCGGGTATACTCGCAGGCGTACTCCGGACCCAGCGAATGGTACTCTCGATTAGAGGCTGGTAACGACGAAATCGACAACATCTGTGCAACAAACGAGTGGGTTGTCCGGGCGATGGACAACGACTACCTGGAGCCACTCCCTGTCGAGCAGATGGAGGCCTGGGACGTCCTCGATCCGCTTGCAAGAGAGGACGCAGAAGAATACTACGGCAGAGACGGCGAGGTCTATGCAATTCCCGAGTCGATCGTGATGCAGCCATCTCTGACGTACAATACCGAGTATTTCAGCAGTCCCCCGGATTCGTGGGGTGTGCTGTGGGATGAGGATCTCGCCGGAATGATGTTCATGGAGGACTGGCCGGAAGTGTCCTGTCGTATTGCAGCACTGTACACTGGCCAGGATCCAAACGACCCCGACGACTTCGAGGAGATCGAAGAAGTGCTCATGCAACAGCGTGACCTCAACGTCACGTACTGGAACGAGTTCTCGTCTGCGATGGAGATGTTCATCGACGAAGAGGTCGTCGTCGGGCCGCTGCGTGATGGCCGAACGTGGATGGCACAGTTCCTCAACGACGCACCGATCGATTACGCGGTCCCAGAGGAGGGTATGATGTACACGTACGACAACTTCGTCATTCCAACCGGTGCGCCAAACCCCCGTGCAAGTGCTGCATGGATCGAACACGGCGGCCAGATCCCTTCACGTGTCCAGTTGTTCGCAGAGATGGGATATGTTCCACCGATCGAGAATCTCGAGGACGAACTCACAGAGGTTGTCTCCGAGGAGGAAGCCGCGTTTGCTGACTGGCTCGACCCTGACGAACTAATCTTTGTTGAACCGCTCGATGAAGAGACGCTCGACCGGTACGACGAGATCTGGACGACCGTCGTCGCTGGCTAA